ATTTTTAAAACAGTCTTTACTTGGTTTTAAACCTATCTGCCTTGATAAATGCCTACATATCCACAATGCACTATCTATTGCAACTACTAAAAAGTATCTGCTTCTATCAATTGCAAAATTACTATTTAAAAACTCTTCCTTTGAGATTTTTTTAAAAGGTTCAAGTCTCTTTACTTCACCTTTTATTACAGATGCATGATGATTTAGTTTAACTAAGTTAACAGGGACAGCTAATTTTGGCTGTTTTTCTTTCAGTTGTCTAACTACCTCTGCCAGCTCCTTTAAGAATAAATTTGAAAGTGTATCTACAATCTCTTTTGATAAGTGGTAGAGCTCTTTTTCTGAGTAGTTAAAGCCACTTTCAAACAGATTTACTTTAAACTTTACAAAGTCTTGGAATAATCTATTTAACTTTTCTGAGAATACACCTTCTTGGGAAAGTTTCTCCAAACAGTTTTCTTTTATCTTTTCGTTATGTATATTAGATAAAATATGACAGGCTATAGCTTCAAGTTCATCGTAAAGTATTATTAGATAGTATTTTACCCTATCAGGATACATCGGCGTTTTTAAAAACTCATCTTCTCCCACGTCAAGTATTTTAGATACCTTTTTTAGGGCATTGTTTACCTTTGTAGCTTTCTCGTTTAAAAACTCTATATTAAGCATATTTTTCACCTTTTGGAAAATTTGCAAAAGTGCTAAACACTCTACTACAATATATTAGCATTTTTAAGAAAAAAATTTAGGCATGAATTTTGCCTAATGTATTTTGAAAATCGTAGCGGGAGATTAATATGATTTGCCAATTTCAAAGGACTATAAAAAAGCCAGTCATAATAGAAGGAATAGGTTTACATACAGGGAA
Above is a genomic segment from Sulfurihydrogenibium subterraneum DSM 15120 containing:
- a CDS encoding DUF86 domain-containing protein; this translates as MLNIEFLNEKATKVNNALKKVSKILDVGEDEFLKTPMYPDRVKYYLIILYDELEAIACHILSNIHNEKIKENCLEKLSQEGVFSEKLNRLFQDFVKFKVNLFESGFNYSEKELYHLSKEIVDTLSNLFLKELAEVVRQLKEKQPKLAVPVNLVKLNHHASVIKGEVKRLEPFKKISKEEFLNSNFAIDRSRYFLVVAIDSALWICRHLSRQIGLKPSKDCFKNLGENGVISQDVAQKLSLISSLRDVLADPTKEVDKELLYNLVKSEFEDVSNRFIVEVAKFIKYGKQE